From Actinopolymorpha cephalotaxi, one genomic window encodes:
- a CDS encoding dihydrofolate reductase family protein produces the protein MKLTVHTFLTVDGVMQGPGGVEEDPSGGFTRGGWLVPHADQDMGRIVDGWFARAEAILLGRTTFVMMRDFWKQITDPDNPAATALNGLPKYLVSSTVTQPDWNDTTVLPGGDAVARIARLKERPGGELQVHGSCALARTLHEAGLVDEYRLLTFPVAVGTGKRLFTAQAPATGFRLVESATTSTGATYAALAPAPFTTGGIDAVDGKEQLV, from the coding sequence ATGAAGCTCACAGTGCACACGTTCCTCACCGTCGACGGCGTCATGCAGGGCCCCGGAGGCGTCGAGGAGGACCCCAGCGGCGGCTTCACCCGCGGCGGCTGGCTGGTGCCCCACGCCGACCAGGACATGGGCAGGATCGTCGACGGATGGTTCGCCCGCGCCGAGGCGATCCTGCTGGGCCGGACGACGTTCGTGATGATGCGCGACTTCTGGAAGCAGATCACCGACCCGGACAACCCCGCCGCCACCGCGCTCAACGGACTGCCCAAGTACCTCGTCTCGAGCACCGTCACCCAACCGGACTGGAACGACACCACCGTGCTCCCCGGCGGCGACGCCGTGGCGCGGATCGCCCGGCTGAAGGAACGTCCGGGCGGGGAGCTCCAGGTCCACGGCAGCTGTGCACTCGCCCGTACGCTGCACGAGGCCGGCCTGGTCGACGAGTACCGCCTGCTGACGTTCCCGGTCGCCGTCGGGACCGGCAAGCGCCTGTTCACCGCGCAGGCTCCCGCCACCGGCTTCCGCCTGGTGGAGTCCGCCACCACGAGCACGGGCGCGACCTACGCCGCACTGGCCCCGGCGCCGTTCACCACTGGCGGGATCGATGCCGTGGACGGCAAGGAGCAACTCGTCTGA
- a CDS encoding maleylpyruvate isomerase family mycothiol-dependent enzyme, translating into MTLSTDACLTAIAEHSTGFAAAVRDNLDARVEHCPDWDVADLVEHLTEVHWFWRTIAAERLDAPPEGTRRPARADRPELVATFERGAAELVDVLGRADQDAPVWTWFPGRRDIGFITRHQVQEAAVHHWDAANAAGAAWAVRPEVAADAIEEFLTCSLADADDIARLGRTLAGPLVLTATDLDRSWTVSQADPTAALTWTPGADGPAAVSGTVADLMLWIYGRVALPTDQPERVAAFRSLASTD; encoded by the coding sequence ATGACGCTCTCCACCGACGCCTGCCTGACTGCCATCGCCGAGCACTCCACCGGCTTCGCCGCCGCCGTACGCGACAACCTGGATGCCCGGGTCGAGCACTGTCCCGACTGGGACGTCGCCGATCTCGTGGAGCACCTGACCGAGGTGCACTGGTTCTGGCGGACCATCGCAGCCGAGCGGCTGGACGCGCCGCCGGAGGGGACCCGGCGACCGGCCCGCGCCGACCGGCCCGAGCTGGTCGCGACGTTCGAGCGGGGTGCCGCCGAGCTGGTCGACGTGCTCGGCAGGGCCGATCAGGACGCACCGGTGTGGACCTGGTTCCCCGGCCGCCGGGACATCGGCTTCATCACCCGCCACCAGGTGCAGGAGGCGGCGGTGCACCACTGGGACGCGGCGAACGCGGCCGGCGCCGCCTGGGCGGTGCGCCCGGAGGTGGCGGCGGACGCGATCGAGGAGTTCCTCACCTGCTCGCTGGCAGACGCCGACGACATCGCGCGGTTGGGGCGCACGCTGGCCGGGCCGCTCGTGCTCACCGCCACCGACCTCGACCGGTCGTGGACGGTGTCCCAGGCCGATCCCACCGCGGCGCTGACGTGGACTCCGGGCGCGGACGGCCCGGCCGCCGTCTCCGGCACGGTCGCCGACCTGATGCTGTGGATCTACGGCCGGGTGGCGCTCCCCACCGACCAGCCCGAGCGGGTCGCCGCGTTCCGCTCGCTGGCCTCCACCGACTGA